The Gossypium hirsutum isolate 1008001.06 chromosome D07, Gossypium_hirsutum_v2.1, whole genome shotgun sequence genome includes the window ttccttgaaataaaaatagtgtgattaaattccaaatataagAAGAGAACAATGACCCAGAGTTGTTTTTttaatcatattcatatatatatatataggggagGCATCCATTACACCGGTGTAAAACTTAAAAATAGTTTTACATCATTTCATAACTTTTTATACTATCAATATTTTGACAATCTAGCGgttgaatttattaaaatatttatatttatcatgcatataaattttttaattaatctgaTACTTTTATCATAtcgatttaaaataatatttatattaacatttgaaagatttttttgaacataaaataaatagttaaattgttaaaaatattaatagtataaaaagTCACTTAAGTTTATAATATTGTAAATACCTTTCAATTGATTGACTTAAAATTTCAATATAGAGAAAGATACATTATAGTGGGATCTCATTGATCCAAAAGAAATCTAAggctgaaattaaataaaaagaaaaaagaaagaagcaaCACATTCAACCCTTGATCATGCTGCATTGGAATTTTGGGAAAAGTGTAGTAAAATGTTGGAAAATGTGTGGCAACCTTTTAACCTAATAACAAGTTGGCATCAGTCCACCCCAACCAGCCAAATAGACACTCCAAGAATCACCTATTAAAGTCACCTTGCAATGCTAACAAAAAATGACCGACAAAATTAACACTAATAAAACAAtctaatgaaaataaaaactagGAACTACAACCTTAAAAAAACCTCTATACTTGACTGCTCCACTAAGTTCACCAAAAACAATTAgaatattaaacaaattaaagtGGTTTATTGTAAGTATACAAGTCGAGTTGTAATGTTTATATACAATAGGACATAGAGTATTTCGAGGATTAAATCTAAaagattgaaaggaaaaataTGATCCTCAAAAAGATCTCGAGCAAAGCAACTATTAACTTAATTAAGTCGAGAATTATTAATGCAACTGAATAGAAATCGTATTAAAACTAATTCTAAATTAACAAGTGAAGACACTAATCTAACCTTCTTCCTCCTTGCTATAAATGATGTAAATGGTTGAAACGATGGTCGATTGATTCGATAATCACTAATTAAGCTAATAAACCTATCCTGATTATATTTTTTGCTACTCCCAACTAGGAATCTCCTCTGGGCCTCATCCTAAACTAGGAATTAAACACATCTTAgtgattctttctttttcttcgcAATGCTTTCCCAATCAATGCTTTTATTTCACTCACAATGCTTTTTAACCTTCACTATGCTTTAATTCTCTCATAATTTCTCATTTAAGCACTTAACTTACACttatcacattgagcaatttccttttctttttatcacTCATATTTTTTAAACCACCTTGATATGCCTACTTAACCTTCAATATTCATGACTTGACATCTGATGCATAGCACCAAAACAATAATTAGGATAAAGAAAGGTTTGAGTTTTTCACTCTTTTTAGGCTTATATCTAAAAATTTATGCTTCATcaagaaaaatatttgaaaaagatCAAATTATGGGACCTAGGGACAATAATAGCATAAGGTTGGTCCATTTAGGCTCTAGCTATGTAAAACAGtgtcttaggtcatccctaaatatCTCATATAACATTCATTATTCAACCAAATGAAAACATGTCATTCAAACGTGCATTATCCGAAATCCTCCATAACATGAATTTATCCCATAGCATAAACTTGAACACgatttccatttcatttcacaaacAATTACCTCCAAATTGTTGAGCAAATTAACAATAAGTGAACTAAGTAGCCTCCCTTAAACAATTCATTTAACAAGGCATTCATCAACACTTACATGCTCCATTTCCCATTAACATGCTCAATACCAATTAGTTTAAGCAATATggagtttttatttgtttattgtggacatttttggactgttttgagtttttatttttgttctggaaatttttatttttatttaattcgtTAGGACTATTTTGATATTTTCTACGCAAAAGTTTTTATCATTTAGGGACTCTTAATTTATGATAGTTAAAAACATGAACCACGATTTTATATACAAAAAGTTGTAAGATTTTTCGCTAAGGTTTCTCCCAGAATGTTTTAAACACGCAAATGTTCTCAAGtaaattggtttttattttagtaaCACAATTAAactgtgattttgaaaaatcgtTGTGCTTCTCAAAAGAGTTGTTCAATTGAGTTTTTCGCTCTTTGAAGTtggttttcatcaaaattaaacatTTGTTTCTTATGCTTGTACGATGTAATCTCCATGATCCGACTGTAACATCTAAGCCGGGTATGAGGTATTACAGTTCTTTAGTGGATTGGCTCTATgactaaatgattttttattaatagacgttgaatcataatttaattataaattatttaagctCTAATTATATATTTGATCACTCCCACCACTAGCTCAATATAACTCAGTACGAATTATATTATAAGAGCCGTTTTTTACAAATGGACGAAAAGATGTGAGAAAAATTGATTGCATGAAttacaattttaagtaaaatgcATATTCTCGAAGTaacaatagaaattaatttaatttctttgggTTATTATTTAATTGGATGTAGATTTTGACATATTCCTTATATATGTCATATTCATGTTGGTTTTCGCATAATTTCAtagttaatcaatttaaaatttatccattttataCCAATTTTAATACATGATATAATTTTTGTTGCAAGTATTTTACTTTTGttctcataaaaaaaattcagtgatatatcttaaatattttatattttccatAGTTGattgtaatttttcatttaaaatttgtttatttaaaagttaagatattatatattaacaaaaatataatattatttgatttttggaaGAGATCGGTAAGAATAAAACAATGGCATTGGCCCCAGAAACTAAACCCAGTGGTCTGGCAGGGTACAGTGATTGTCGGTGTCCATTCTTTCAGCAATTTGACACACTCTTCTCCAAATAGCTAAAATTCACTACCACGTGCATGCGTCTTGTGCTTTGGATatatattccttttatttttaatttaatccaatgaaaaaataagagaaaaaagggGGACATGGTTGGTTCCATGGAAAAATTCCCCATACAACTATTAGACTTTTTGGACTCTGGAGATATAGAAAGCTCAATTCAAAATTTCCACACTCAGTTAATCTCATTTTTATTTACAGAAAAAGATTATAATGTTCAGAATTAATATCTTGAAAGAAAGTAACATTTAGGTCAAACCctagatatatttttattttccaaataaaaatATCAACTTCATTGATCATAGAGATTCTTggataattattatatatattgttttggcAGTGCATGGCCATGAGAAGCAAAGGAGACAGACAACGGAGGTTTGTCCAATGTCTTGTGAACAAATTTAAGGGGAGGAAATACTGGACACCTAAAGGAAGGCCACACACCACATGCTCATTTCAATTTGCTTAcataaaccaaaattcaaacactcTACTCATCTTgggtctttttcttttttttaataatttcatgcTCATATGGGGTTGTCTTAAAGTCTTGTAAAGAAGTATTAAACAAATACACACATGTGTATTGCTGAAATTTAGGCACCAAATTTACTCTCTCTTTTTCCCATAAATAATTGATAACATGGACAAACCATACCAATATTTAGGACAGAATATTAGGCACAAAAATGGCAAAACAGCTTGTCCTTATTAGGTTTTGTGCTAACCTAGCTACACTTCACATACGTGAAGCATTAAATATGTAGGTACGCacttacatacatacatacatacacttAAATAGATAATAAAAGTTAATAGCTATGTTTGGTAATCAACAGTTGGTTGTTGAAACGGACAGTTTGGAGGCCATGGGACTGATCAATAATCGCACCAGAATGGATGTAATGGTCTGGGAAATGATGGACAGAGATTGGGAGGTTAGAGTACAGTTTTCACCTCGCATAATGAATATGGCTGCAACTCTGCTCCAAGATTGCCTGGGTCTTAGAGTGTGACCTGCAGAATGCTACCTACCTTCCTTTCTTATTtatcaaaaagagaaacaatTGAACTAGTACTAATTACAGATCGCTAATATTGAAACAAGAAAGACATTCCGAGAAAGTTAATTATATGTGGTGCAAATTGGGCATTGTTAAATCCAATCCACCTATGGTGAGAAATTTATGCTCTAAGGATCATTTTTAAGCATATCCCTTTCCACTTCCAAATAATGCATCATTTTGAAATGATATGTCTCTTCATGTATCTAACTTTACATCCATCgagttaaaaataattatcattttcatATTTGGATTATCAGATAATTATATACAGTATACAATCTTCTATATACTAAAAGTTGTGTTaccctaaaaaaaaatttatcttaaatcTGGACAAGATATAATTTGAACCAAATAGCAAAACTATTTGTGAAACATACATGCAACCATAGGAATTTTGAAAATAGCAAAATCCAGAgggaaaaaacaaaataaaacaagaaaccattaaattacatattttctTTTCTCGTATGTTTTCAACAAGTATAGTCTTGATAATCCCTATCTTATATGTTTGATCTTCATATAGAAAATTAAGGAAGGGTAAGTAAGCCCTAAGCAACTCCAAGAAATtaaattcgaaataaaaaatttaattgctTGGGGGAGAAGATATGATGGTGATGAAGAAGGACAGattaatgaatatatatgtatgataatatCCATCAAGCACTCTTACATCTCCTTTTCTTGAAAGGAGGGTGAGCAGCAGTATTGTTAGTAGAAAATGGGTAAGAGTTTGATCCAAAAAAAGACTCTACCTCTTCACTTCTTGTAGTTTCAAAGAACTGCAACTCTGATACTTTTCTCTTCATCCTCATCATTGGTTTCTTCCTGGGTGTCGGTGGGCAACTTTGAATCGCTGGTATCTTGTGATCTCTCGAACTTGGCGTTTTACACTCTTCGccttcatcttcatcatcatctaATTTTCTCGAGGTCACAGTtacttcttcttcatcatcatcatcttttccaatccctttttctttttcttcgtcTTCTTCATCTTGCTTTCGTTGTTGTTGCTTAAGTTCTTGAGGACTTTCTTGAAGAATACTTTCATGGCGATCCTTGGACATGGAGGTTAAACTTGAAAGTAAAGCTAAATAATATGTAATctgaaagagagaaagagaagggGGGAGAGAATTTATGAAACTTGCGACACTTCGTATTTGATTTTCGTTCTTATCTTTTCAGAAacaatagatttaattttttatatatcttgaatgaaatatttaaatttaaaaatcaaaatcaaatttctatcatataccttttttttaatatttttacatattaaataaataaatgtatatcactattgataaaaaaaaaacatgtatcacttttttttaatcataataaaataaatcaaccGAAACTAACTCAAGTCTATAGACTTATCCTATATACTCACTCGAATCTACATTTCAATCTCAAGGAGCTTCGGTCCCTTAAAATGAATTCCTTTTATTTGCccaaaaacacatataatttttatatttcatccaAAAAAAACTCTACTCAATCGAATAAGTTTCTCTAACATCTAATTAATGTCTTCTCTTTATACCAAAAAAGAATGAATGGGTTgtcaaattttggtatttttttattattatttcacgtTATTTCTACCTTTAGATATCGCAATATGGTAGTGATTTTACCATAATAATGACGGTCCATTCAATTCATGTTACCGCCAATAAAAGGAAACTTATAATATAAGATTCATAATAGTCTCTATCTGAACAGTTCAAATTGTACAATAAATGGTTAGAAATTGACATAAAGATAAGGTTATGGCTGTTCCCTGCCATTCTAATTTCAGTTGCACCTTGCACTTCAATAAAGGAAGTGCATAGGTTTACTTCAATAATCTggatatttcattattattaagtGTAGTATaccattatattaaaaatataacctcgtattttaagattttttgaacaatttcattatagattttaattatatatgtttttttaacatAATGTTTATAATTACCCATAACCTCTCTTTAACCCATAAATAAGTggataatgtgcttcaacgcGCCCGAACCCATACCTTCCTGTATTGACAACAATATACATGCCAATCAAGTTGAGACTCAATCGACCAcactttgaaatttaaattttagtaatttaatatataaatatttgactctttattaataaattttttaaacataaaaagatAATAAGTTAAACaatttagttttaaaatcttaaaatgtTAAATACCATATTATAGGGTTAAagttttttaagaaattaatatgATAAAGGAGTTAGACAATTTATATAGTTGGATgccatgttttttatttttataaaaataattaagttataacattatttatattaccatataatcattaaatataatagttatttaatattttgtaatgttttaaaaaaatatatatttttatagtttttaatttattattagaaTCATACATATCATCTGTCCattcaatttatatataatttctcTTCCAAATAGAGTAACTATTTATATTACCATATAATCATTAAATATAAtagttatttaatattttgtaatgtttaaaaaaatattttttttatagtttttaatttattattaaaatcataCATATCATCTGTCCAACTAGAGTAACTAATGTTGTtatggtaaaaaaataaattttaagttttataaacCTTTCCTATTTGaacttgaaatatataaattaaaaaaacaaaaaccttgaaatattgaaattacatgaaatttttaaagctaaaatataaaatttaatttatattaactacAGTTAAACATATATGCCTTTTTATTTAAACAACACAACATATCATTAATGTTGCATGTATACATAGTAAATATGCACAAAAgcttattaaatattatatataataaaatattaaaaatataatttagattttagtaaaacagttttaatttttaaaaactcataattttattttatggcaTAACAATAAATTTAGTGCGGAccctaattcttttttttttcttgatcatTTTGactctctatttttttaaatttagtcaaattatattttttacggAAAAATTGATTGAATAGTTAAAATGTTAACGACACTGACATGGCAACCTATATGGttgttgttgacaccattttttggatggaaaacggggtcgacttgggttttgaaaaaagaaacgggagtcgccaccaatcctttttgatgaggtgtgattggatcaccttgaaaagtcgttgtttttaataaacgatttgattttattaaaacaacggttttggtccacgaaatttagaaaaatgggttcgggagtcggttacgcacaaggaaggattagcaccctcgatacgcccaaaattggtacctagttgattacttaatgtcttaatgtcgaaaattgagaatcttggagaattttaaaaatacgatccttgtattaaaatattaaaaaaatttcaggaaaaggggcatatttcacgttattcgagaaagaaaatcatatccagtaagttaggacacaatgtctcgaattcacGATACTTGAATGAAAAATgcttaaaagatatttaattatcttGGATAAAAAcaggatcacgaccagtaagttaggacacgatcccttttttaaaaattcccgagattgtttaaaaacttaagtttaaaaagattcgtatatttagatctattgtgaaaatcgaaacccagtaagttagggtacgatcttctcgaatctaaacacaaagtgccattttttaaaacaaattttgttatattgagtgaaataaaaacacgaaatcgtagtaaaaatgtgaaagcaaattacattattaCGCATGGCTAAACTataatgaatacaaaagtataaaaataatacgagcaataatactaaaataaaataaagaaaaagaacaaaccGGTAACATGCGAAATAATAAGCCGTAACATGTAAATAAAATGCGCAAATgcgtataaatattatataaatatatataatatatacatataaaaaatgtGCATGtgagatatataaaaaaataaagtaagatAAAAAAACcgtataaaaaaacatataaatatgtatacgtatattcgtgaggaaaaaagaaaagtatatagatatacatatataaaagaaaaaagcatttatgtatatattaaataagttagaaacaaatacataaacatatatacatatataagcaaatatataataataatattaatataataagacacgtatttaaaattacataagtaaatataaatgaaaatatataatgagaataacaatgataataataataataataataatagtaacaataaaattgctaaaatatgggctaaatcgaaataaaaacaaaagaaactgGGCGAATTCAAAAtgaaagggactaaattacaaagcgCGCCAAAAGCGAAGGGATCAAATGGGCAAATAACCCAACCGCCTCAAAACGCAGCGCAGCAGTGGGCTAgatggaaataaaattaaaattatagggatagattaaaataaaaggaaatagcaAAAAGGACCGAATTGCAATGCGCTTTAAAACTGGAGGGACTGAGCGCGCAAATAGCCCATCcagcgaaaacacgcggatcctcccctcgggtcgggtcaccgcgcgggtcaggttggaacggcgtcgtttcaaCGCCTGGGCTATGgcgcaaaacgacgccgttttgaaacgcttataaaatcaaaaattttcttttttgcttcATTTTCTGCCTTTTCCTTAAAAAAACTGAATCTCATCCTCTTCCCTCTCTCCTCACGACTTCTGGCCTTAGATTCAGGCCTCCGCCGCACCACCTCCACGGCCGGTGGCCGGAGTTGCGCGAAATGGGTTTTCAGCCCTCCTTTCAGTGTCCTCGAAGGCTAGGCCTTCTCAACCGAGGGACCGAGTATAAAAAGAACAGACTTTCCTCCCCGTTCGACCCCGGTGACGGCGAAGGAGGGCTCCGACTCCAGCTTCCGAAACCAACAGGTACTTTCTTTTTTAGTTTCGTTTTCGTTAAGAAAGAttgtataaaaacaaaaaaaataaaataaaataaaaggaaaataaagaaaatacaaaaacgCAAGAACAGAAAAAGAACCAGaatcaaccttttttttaatttttgatctgtttttttttattcaCTGGTGTTGTAAAAAAGGGAGAGACTTACAATGTTGGTATTCGACTCTTTATAACCGATTTTCacaatattttgtttctatttttgcttcccttttttttgttttctgtcTTTGCGTGTTCTCCTTTTGTTTTTGCAGGTGGAGCAGGTGAGTGAAACAGTGGCGGTGACAGAGGAGGAGATAGGACGGGGCATATGCGGCGGCCAGGAGAGTTAGGGGGCAGAGGGCTACGGCGCTAGGGTttttttctgaaaccctagcttgACCTTTGGGGGGAATTGGGCTCCGAATTTGGGCCTCGGTTTTGGGTTAGGCTAGTTGGGTTTAGGGGTTAATTGGACTTGTTTAAGTTGGGCTGATGGGGTTTTTAGATTAGGTGGGTTTTGTTTTGGtgtgggcccgggcaaattgggctgTACAGTTGTTTAAGTATATTGCATTACTgacatggataaatttttaaaatttgttaggctttaaataaattttaatatttttgaacttTTATAAAGTACACGTGAGTCCTCCATGTTGGTACcgttaaaatttaaatagttcaATTTTAAAGTTGAAAACCAAAATAATCCCAAAAAGGAACTGCAGTTAATCCATGTTGTTGGGGGCAGTGCTGAACTACagtttttcatcttttatttctatttcaatttgATCTAAATATTGCttaagaaatgaaaataaataatagaagcaaattcatattcaaaataacaatgactttaattttaattagctTTCAAAGCTTGattacaatataatattagatgAAATTGTAGGACCTAACAATAGATTATTAGGGGAAAAGACAGCTAAATGAAATTTCCCTAAAAACTAATGGGAAATGGAAGAGACTATAACATGTATTTAATAATTGAaacacaaatattaaaaaaatattaatagattgtaattttttcttattttgtcaATATAGCATGCGCgaaattaatttcttttaagaCGTCGAAattgaatttcattatttaaaggGGTCCAATgtaattttatgataaattaattcacaattttattatttttaaaaagactGAACTAGAGAGTTAAGCCCCTAGTAGCCCCTTTAAATTTGCTATTTTAAATACACTTTtccaattaatataattttaatgaaaaagcAAGATAAATCTAAAATGTAATAGTAATTGAAAGacatttcttgaaaattttaaaaggattaataaaatgtaaaatatctaaaattttcctaattaatcaatgaaaagtaaatatatatataatatagacaTGTTCAATTAATGTTTTTTCTAAACTATATATAACTAACTCAACATTATACAAAATTAATCagagaaataaaatatcaaaattatatatatataatatagacatgttcaattaatgttttaaatttttttattagtacatataattatatttaattgggataaatatcaaaattgtaCATCAATCTTGATAAATTTTGCAACACATCAACCTTACTTCGGTGCATTTGTATGCatcaaacttttatttttattttttttgaaaaatgaaaaactttaaggatcgaaaaatttaaaaataattctaaaaaataaaattaaaaagaaattgaaaataaatgaaaataaagatttttttttactttaaatgaGTTGGCCTAGTTTAAATtcacataaattgaaaaaaaaagttttaatagttttttaaatattaaatttaatagtttGAGTCcatataaatgaattttttttattttatttcgcaTGCTTCTATTATAGAAAAATAGctattgaaaacaaaattttgtttattaaatatgttttttaaaatttaaatcttcaaTCAAAATGATGAACGAATAAAGTAATGTCATTTGAATGTATTTTCTGGTTCACCTTGTAGGGGCATAGGATACGGTTTTTGGAGTTGGGAAAAATGATTCCAGTCTTGACAAACACATAGAATTCCCTGCCACATTACATAtttttctccatctctttaatGCCAATTATCCCCTTGgtttttttagtgaaaataattatatataaatgctGTTGTGGAGACAGATCCAATGCATGCTTCACTCTTCTAAAAGTtccaaattttaacattttcatcCTCCACTTGTGAAAGAAGGATAGAGGCAAGGGGGTACCCTTCAACAAGCACTTTCCTTTCCTTCTTTATATATTCCTCTTAAATTTTGTAGCAATTTGCCATTGCCATCCAAACAATAAATGTCCGGAACCTAAGGAAATCATTAGCTAAATATTGAAgtctctattttatttttgtttttttttatatttggcatTTACAACTTTCATTGTCACTCCCCACCATATGTTCATATTATGTTAGATAAAACACTAATAATATATTAGCCCAATTAGTTCAAGCGTGGGTTTTTCCGGGATAAGGTTTAGTTAAAAGAGCCTTTGGTGATTAATGCAATTTTGAGTGAATTACatttaatatcattaaattattaataattttatgttttagtcacttaattttaaaaaattgtaaaatattcacCAAACTTTCACAAGTTTTCATTTAGGCCAgtgaattattcgaaagttttttttaaaagtccAGCTAGCGAGCTCCAAGCAACGATTCAACGATCAGTACAATAAATTAGTCAATACCCATCAATAAGTAGAAGAACATGtcttagatccaagtcaatttGACGGTCAGTGTCAgatattgaaaaagaaaactgTTTGAATTTTAGTTCACAAATTTGTGACATTCAAAGTTGCCTCATGAAAAGAAACTGAACTGTAGAAGAGAATGGGAAGaagagctttcgattggtgcagGCAATGTGAATGCCATACATCAACGATTTTAATAGTCtgatgacttaaatgaaaattttcaaatagttcagtAACCATCTTGTAACTTTCTGAAGTTCAATGaacaaaacgtaaacttactaacaGTTTAGTGGCCTTGGATGTAGTTtacctttaattttatttatgaaacAATAATCGAAGGTGACACAGGAACAGGTAGAGGCTTGGCCTCTTTTAGTTCAGTAAGATTGTTTTTTATctccaaaaattttaaagttgtaagttactaaaatgataaatttgtattttggtaactccaaaaaattataattctgtTCTAATCcctctaatataaaatttatgtcTTCACCCCTACAAAAATTTCAATTAGATTAATCATTT containing:
- the LOC107954172 gene encoding cyclin-dependent protein kinase inhibitor SMR2 isoform X1; this translates as MSKDRHESILQESPQELKQQQRKQDEEDEEKEKGIGKDDDDEEEVTVTSRKLDDDEDEGEECKTPSSRDHKIPAIQSCPPTPRKKPMMRMKRKVSELQFFETTRSEEHSAGHTLRPRQSWSRVAAIFIMRGENCTLTSQSLSIISQTITSILVRLLISPMASKLSVSTTNC
- the LOC107954172 gene encoding cyclin-dependent protein kinase inhibitor SMR2 isoform X2 codes for the protein MSKDRHESILQESPQELKQQQRKQDEEDEEKEKGIGKDDDDEEEVTVTSRKLDDDEDEGEECKTPSSRDHKIPAIQSCPPTPRKKPMMRMKRKVSELQFFETTRSEEVAFCRSHSKTQAILEQSCSHIHYAR
- the LOC107954172 gene encoding cyclin-dependent protein kinase inhibitor SMR2 isoform X3 — its product is MSKDRHESILQESPQELKQQQRKQDEEDEEKEKGIGKDDDDEEEVTVTSRKLDDDEDEGEECKTPSSRDHKIPAIQSCPPTPRKKPMMRMKRKVSELQFFETTRSEEVTL